AACTTCCCTTATTTGTTCCAATTTCATTTTTTCACCTCTAGTTCTTAGTGAATACATTAACATCAAAAATGTCTCAATAATTAATTATTCAAATGTGAATATTTATTATTAGTAATGGGAAAAGTTCAAAAAATGATTAGCTAAAAAACACCTCTTCAAATGGCTTGCCTTTCCATTTTGAAGAGGTGTTTTGTTATATATTATGGATTAAAACCCTAATTTTTCATCTTCGATCCGTTGAATTTCTTGGTAGGTTTTCGCCAAGGTAAGGGTTTCATCGACTAATTGTTCTAGGCGTAAGAGCACATCATCGGAAGAAATTTCATTAAGGGTAAAGTCTCTGGCACTCAGGTAGACATAGCGCGGTGTAACATTAGCTTTCATATAGTTCAGGATGGGTTTTAATTGCAATTCAGGAATCAAGTAGTGGCGGTTAGACCCTGATGAGGCAAAAATACCCACAGTTTTATATTCCAGGGCTTTCTCTGGTAAGAGGTCAAAGACATTTTTCAAAGAAGCCGGAATGGAAGCTTGGAAGATAGGAGTCCCGATAAAGAGGACATCAGCATCCATGACGGTTTGAGCGACTTCCAAGGTATCTCCCTTATAATCGAGGAAGTTTCTTCCGTCGGCAAAATCCATTTCCTTATCTAATAGGTTAATAAATTCCACTTTATGGTCACTATATTGGTCTTTGGCTAAGATATCCAGAATAGCTTTGGCAGCCACTTCAGTTTTATGGCCCACATTGGAGCCGGATAAGACAAGTATTTTCATGATCATTTTCCTTTCTCAATGAATTAGTAAATGTTTGCTGAATTTTATTGGTCTGACTTGGTATATTTTTTCACTGCGG
This genomic window from Aerococcus sp. Group 1 contains:
- a CDS encoding NADPH-dependent FMN reductase, producing the protein MKILVLSGSNVGHKTEVAAKAILDILAKDQYSDHKVEFINLLDKEMDFADGRNFLDYKGDTLEVAQTVMDADVLFIGTPIFQASIPASLKNVFDLLPEKALEYKTVGIFASSGSNRHYLIPELQLKPILNYMKANVTPRYVYLSARDFTLNEISSDDVLLRLEQLVDETLTLAKTYQEIQRIEDEKLGF